In the Chaetodon trifascialis isolate fChaTrf1 chromosome 15, fChaTrf1.hap1, whole genome shotgun sequence genome, GCGCAATTACCTGGTGACACAACAGAAAACGAGCTGATTAACAGGGAAAAGTCTAAACACCAACAGGGGGCTGACAAACAGGGCGAGCGGGGCGTGCAGACCTGTGTAGCTGTCCTTGTCTCGATCCAGAGTGGTGAAGGCTTTGTTGTTGTGCCACGAGAGCGAGTCCCCTGCGTTGCCTTGGTACTGGCCCAACCGCAGTCGGTACCAGTCACTCTCCGGTTCCAGGTGGAAGCTGTCATACTCAGCAAACACCTGCCGGCCCTGCCAGTCCTCCAGGGCCACCCGTAGCTTATACTGGGCCTGTTTGGTCATCCAGTAGAGGTGTTCAAGCCCGAGCCAGTATTCTCCATCTAGGTTCCCAAAGCCTTGCTGTAATACACCAACACACCGGTTTGAGCTCATGTGTATAAATTTTCATATTCATGGCAGCAGCGTTGGCTCTAGAATTTGCATGTCAGACAACTATTAgacagattgccatgaaattctgtaacacattcatggtccccagaggttGAATCCTACTTTTGGCAAAAAGCGTGGATTTCCTAGAAGTTTAGCAAACACAATCATGCCCCCATCAGGATGATTTTTTATCACAGTAGGGCTCCCCTGAGTTTTCCTCGctatcatcaggtcaaaatttcaaatACTGTAGTTTATAACTGAACATCTGCAAACTGACAGCATTCCCGTTAGCCTCAACTGTAATTTTGTTCCAACCAtcaaacattagcatgcattACCGccagtgtgtttttgcagaCTTGCAGACGTGTGGAATCACCTTATACTGCTCCCAGGTCCTGAAGAAGTTGACGGAGCCATCCTGTCTCCTCTGGATGACCGTCCACCCTCCCTGAGCCTGACTCTGCTCGCACCAGGCCTGCAGGAGCCGGTTGGCACTCTGTGGGCGCAGCAGGTAGATCCCACTGGTGGTCTCGCCTGACTCCAGCACGTGCTGGCAGTCCTGCCATGGCCCTGAGGTGGGAGAAAAGGTTATAGCAGCCAAGTGAGAGATAATAAGCAAAATGCAGATATATGTTGTAATTATAATCTACATCCCATTTTGAAATTCTTGTTACATTTATAGATAATATTCTGCACTAACTAAGTAGCATGCATATcagctctttattagtcattacaAAGGACTTATTCATACCTTACTCTGGGGGTTAGGGTTCgtaagggttggggttaggtTATTAAGGTCATAATTCATCTACAGCAACTTCCTTCCTTACTATCattaagcagtaattaggaagTCATTGAGGAAGAACTCTTAGTTAATGGCCTTCcagttgtagaatatggtcatgcagatTAATGCATTAATAAAAGCTTTATAATGACACAGAAAGGGCTAATATGCAGTTTTTGAGGTGTTGAGAGTCGAATCAAGACAGAATGGATCTTATCAacatgcagatttcattttttcatggTAAACCTTTGAAATGGACTCGATGGTGGATGGATTCATTTTGTGTCAACCTCATTGCTTTAAGTCAGTCATGGCAGTTTTGGAGACGTAAAAGAGTGCCGCTCACAGAGGGTTGTGGAATTCTGCTTGTTTCAGTGTCAGGAAGATCTCAGATGCACAACAAATCCAGCTTATCTTTTCAGAGCTGAAGAATTTTTCCCCAACACATGTTCAGTGTCTCGTGTTGCAGTGATAAGATGACCACTGGAGTCTGCACGGAGAAAATGTATACATGGAGGAAAATCTCCCTCACAGAGTGATAATGTCTAATGGTGTTGTGGTCTATACTCGtattcacacaaacagcatgtgtCAGCGCATGCTCTTTCATCAGGCTGTCTAGGAAGTGGTGAGTAACTCACATGATGGAGTCACTTTATTTCTGCTGACATGTTGAAAGGACTGCACAAATCCTCTACTTTGTCATTTCAAACATTCCAGTTGTCCAAGTGTAGGGTAGAACTGTCATTAAAAGCTTCAGCAAACACTGCGTGCTTACAAGTGCGTCTTCACGATAAagtcctctctgtcctgataagagctgctggctgtttttGACATTGTTTAGGCGTtcccagagagagagggctcCCACCAGCAGGTCACTGACTCCTTCGGCTTCTGCTTATCAGAGCAGCTAAATAACTCTGACAGAAGATTGATGCACTTATACACACAGGTTTTGGTCTAATCAAGCACTTCTGTTATAAGACATGCGTTACACTGATGTACCTGGAGTCTGTGTGACAGGGAAACTAATGAAGGGAGGCTCTGTGGGAGTGCTGGCCGCAGTGGTGGGGATGGAATgagctgttttttcctgcagtggtggaggagcaCTTTGATCCCTTTGAACGTCGTTGGTCATTTCGTTGGCTTCAGAGCTGTAATTAGGATGCACGTTAGACCGGCTTTTTGGTGGGGCAGTCGTCACCTGTGCAGgccaacacaaaaacaacacaatagtCTCAGTGCCTGTGTGAAAACCCAGCGTAACTTTGCAACATGAGACCACAGTTTGGTCCCTACCAGAGAGGACTGGGTGGAGTCCCCGCACTGGCACTGCTTCTCCAGCCGAGCAATGAGCTGGTTCTGGGAGCTCATCATGGAGGTGAGGACTCCATATTTCTTCTCCAGCTCCCTGTAGTTACTGGACACCTGCAGCGCCTGCGGTGTTCCAGATGTTTGAGCATATTTAGATGGAGCTTTGCTGTGGCATGAATCAAACCTTAATAaggactgcagctctctgctcacctgtgttGTAGCGTTCAACAGGAGGCTCTCCACCCTTCGCTGCTCCACCGCCTGGTCTTTCTTGTGGATGACTTCATGTAGCAGCTGCGCATAGAGCTGGGCAATGCGAGAATTCATGCTGTTGCTCTCTTTGCGCAGAGCTCTTACCTCCATGGCAAGGGAGCCCTCCTGCTCCAGCCGGCCCCGGagcttctccagctgctcctgctgccttATGAGCTCCACCCGCAGAGCCGCCACCTCCGAGTGGTTGGCGGTGGCAGACTGTGTGTTCAAACACAGCGCTCCTGTCAGCTTTTGCTGTGGAACAATGAAGGTGTAGGAGCAACGGCCTGCTTTACCATCTGGAGATCGTGATGAACGTTTCTGGGTGTTCTCGCCATGAGCCGCCTCCTTCTGTCCTCCAGCGCCTGGTATGTCCAGACAGAGTGTTAAGAAAAGAGTCAGACCCAGGGTCAGTGTCTTCTCCATGAATCTGTTCAACCTCTGAGGACACCCTGGTAGTGGAGGAGAGGGCATGGTGAGAATTAGGACACTCATCCTCTCTGACCCTACAGAAAAACATCTGACTCCCCGAAACAACTTCGGTTTCAATGAAACTGTGGGTGTTGAGCCTTGACTGTTCACCAGATGTTTCGTTGCAAACCCTGGCAGGAATTTATTAGCAGGTCAACACTGAAGGGACAACAGTCAACATCAATCATCCAGAATCAACACACTTCGGCCACACAGTCAACAGATGAGTCAGCTCCACATCCAAGCTCAACAGCCACGGTCAACACCGTAAACACATGAATCCAAATAGGTCAATACTGACACTGACATTAAAATCTCCCTCAATGGGACACATCAATGGTACCACGAGTGTAATTCTTCAAACAAATACTTTTTTCTGAACCAACCAGAGTCTGAGCTGATTAACAATCTGTCTCATAATGATTCAATGGCCTAATGATTCATTTGGATGCTATAATCAGTGCAAGTGCATTCCAGTCTGCATTAAAGTGGATTAAACTGACATAGCTTGAGACCATTCCCAGCCCAGAGCTTACTGTAGCAGCCGAACAGTGTTTAGGATGTCTTTGATCTGCTCCGGTGTGTAGCTGCAGCTCCCAGGATGCACAGATGTCAAATAAAGAGCAACGCCTTTTAAAAATCACATGTTCAAGGATTATGAAGAGTCGCACAGACGGGCCACTTCGTCCAGACTGAAAGTGGTTTGTTGATGTGAAGATGAAGGCAGAGGATTTTGGCTCACAAATACATctcaaggaaaaacaaaaatcagagGACGCTCAGCTTTTGTCAGCAGCCAGACTGCCTCTTCTCCGCCCGAGGTTGTGTCTCAGGATCTCTGAAGAGGGAGACAACTAATTACAAACTTCCCAAATGACGCCGCCTCCCAGTACTCGTTTTTTTTCACTGGGGGCTCGGTGCAGGAATCCCGAGACGTCTCCTCCCTCAGCCATCAACCTGCTGTTCTGTCACAGACTCTGCCTCATAAGGAGCTGAACTAGCATTTAAATACAGAGGCTTACACTAGGGAAACAGGTTAATTGGTATTAcgtgatagcatcatgattagGGATGAAATGTGCATGTAGtctaaaaaatgtcagaatataatgaaaatagctcagagcccaaagtgatgtcttcaaatgttcttgttttgtccaatcaacAGTCTAAAAAATCCAAAGCTAGAGGCTACAAACCataaatgtttgtctgttttacagAAGAAAATGAGTAAAACAGTGGACATTATGGCCCCTTTCAGACTGTTGTGTCATGAAAGATATCATAACATTAGAAGTACTCATAAAATGGCacataagcagcattttaatttcCGGTTGAGAGGATGCTACTTTTGATTATTTTCTATCCTGCTGTTTTTTAATACTTCAGTccataacaatgcatcatattgtCTGATCATATGTTTTATATGTGAAACTTTATTTGCAAAGTAACCAGTTACTGACAGACAATTGTAAGGGAGTAAAAGGTACAATACTCGTCTCTGAAATGTTGTGAAATTTAAGTGCAAAGTATGTTCAAACGTAAATACTAAAGTAAATTGTTGAGTTGTGAGTGTGACGCATGACCTCAGTGTTTCGACTTTCATTTCTTTGGTAGAGACATCCACAACTCTAAATGCTTGCAGCTTTCAACCTGCAGAGTAGGCTGCAATGGCTTTCTGTTTCATGTGataacacagaaagaaagaaagaaagaaagaaagaaagaaagaaagaaagaaagaaagaaagaaagaaagaaagaaagaaagaaagagctcAGCATGGTCTTTTGAACTTTACAATgctaaaacaaatgtttggtGTTGGCATGTAAATCTGGAGCTGCATCATAGTCAGTGGCCAGGTGTGTCCTGGTGAGTGGAAGCGCACAGTTCAAAAATATGCTGAGAACTGCAACTGACTACAATATAATATCCGTCAAGGAAGTGTGTATACCACAacttgtggttgtgtgtgtgtgtgtgtgtgtgtgtgtgtgtgtgtgtgtgtgtgtgtgtgtgtgtgtgtgtgtgtgtgtgtgtgtgaccaggtgtTAATCACGTTGTggagacaaaaatctgtttacacactcaAATTGTGGGGACCCACCTgctttatggggacaaaatgcaggtccccttaatgtaaatctttaaattttaaggtgaagactgaggatagggttacgggttaggttaggttaggttaggttaggttaggttaggttagggtagggtagggtagggttagggttagggttagggtaaggctccaggaaatgaatgtaagtctatgtgatgtccccacaagtgataaaatcacaacgtacgtgtgtgtgtgtgtgtgtgtgtgtgtgtgtgtgtgtgtgtgtgtgtgtgtgtgtgtgtgtgtgtgtgtgtgtgtgtgtgtgtgtgtgtgtgtgtgtggtttaacAGCACTGGCCCTGTTGCCTGGCCTTCTCTGCCTGCTCTCTGTTGCCGCTCTTACAGTAAATAAACTTCCAAGAGACAGctccccttccctctctttaACCTGGGCTTATAATTACTTTTAAGCATTTAATAATTGAAACTGCTGATCTTTTTTAGTTATGCTGACTTCGCTAAAATTCGCATGTTTGTCTACACACTGTAGCCTAACTAACATAGACCGACTCATTGAATAGCAACAGGATGTGAAATTACGAGCACGCGTGGTGCTTCCCTCTAGTGGCCATAATGAGGAATTGCAACAATAAATTCGTCAAGTACCGTTAatgaggacatgaaagcatACTTTCACTTCCTTAGAGActacttcaaaataaagtgaccATGCCGAAGCAATGGCAACTAAATAGAAATGATCAACATATGATAATGTTTGC is a window encoding:
- the angptl6 gene encoding angiopoietin-related protein 6; amino-acid sequence: MEKTLTLGLTLFLTLCLDIPGAGGQKEAAHGENTQKRSSRSPDGKAGRCSYTFIVPQQKLTGALCLNTQSATANHSEVAALRVELIRQQEQLEKLRGRLEQEGSLAMEVRALRKESNSMNSRIAQLYAQLLHEVIHKKDQAVEQRRVESLLLNATTQALQVSSNYRELEKKYGVLTSMMSSQNQLIARLEKQCQCGDSTQSSLVTTAPPKSRSNVHPNYSSEANEMTNDVQRDQSAPPPLQEKTAHSIPTTAASTPTEPPFISFPVTQTPGPWQDCQHVLESGETTSGIYLLRPQSANRLLQAWCEQSQAQGGWTVIQRRQDGSVNFFRTWEQYKQGFGNLDGEYWLGLEHLYWMTKQAQYKLRVALEDWQGRQVFAEYDSFHLEPESDWYRLRLGQYQGNAGDSLSWHNNKAFTTLDRDKDSYTGNCAHYQKGGWWYHMCAHSNLNGVWYRGGHYRSRYQDGVYWAEFHGGSYSLKRVSMMIKPT